In one Sporomusa sphaeroides DSM 2875 genomic region, the following are encoded:
- a CDS encoding amino acid ABC transporter permease — MTSAMPVTFFEWVYFLLQQYGALFVKGALVTLLLAVGGTIIGCVIGLFVGILQTIPINPKDGIVKRGFFRCIRAFLAAYVELFRGTPMIVQAMVVYYGSMQVYDIDMSPLFAGFLVVSVNTGAYMAETVRGGIISIDVGQKEAAKAIGMNHFQLMSYVILPQALRNIMPQIGNNLIINIKDTSVLNVISVTELYFLSKSAAGAYYRYFEVFFITCAIYFIMTFAVSRFLLWIEKRMDGPDNYALVPYDPLADPCGPFTPTKGGN, encoded by the coding sequence ATGACAAGTGCTATGCCAGTAACCTTTTTTGAGTGGGTTTATTTTCTTCTCCAGCAATATGGTGCACTTTTTGTAAAAGGTGCCCTTGTTACACTGCTATTGGCTGTCGGTGGTACCATCATCGGCTGTGTAATTGGTTTATTTGTCGGTATTTTGCAAACTATCCCGATTAATCCTAAGGATGGGATTGTTAAACGAGGCTTTTTTCGGTGCATCAGAGCTTTTTTGGCTGCCTATGTTGAGTTGTTCCGCGGTACACCTATGATAGTGCAGGCAATGGTTGTATATTACGGCTCGATGCAGGTTTACGATATTGATATGTCACCGCTGTTCGCAGGCTTTTTGGTGGTGTCTGTAAATACCGGTGCCTATATGGCGGAGACTGTCCGCGGTGGCATCATCTCCATTGATGTTGGTCAAAAAGAAGCTGCCAAAGCCATTGGCATGAATCACTTTCAGCTTATGTCCTATGTTATTTTGCCGCAGGCTTTACGCAATATTATGCCGCAAATTGGCAACAACCTGATTATTAATATTAAGGATACCTCGGTACTTAATGTTATTTCGGTAACTGAGCTATACTTCTTGTCCAAATCGGCCGCAGGGGCCTATTACCGGTATTTTGAAGTATTCTTTATTACTTGTGCGATTTATTTTATCATGACCTTTGCCGTATCCCGCTTTTTACTCTGGATAGAAAAGCGTATGGATGGTCCTGACAACTATGCTTTAGTTCCGTATGATCCTTTGGCTGATCCCTGTGGGCCGTTTACTCCAACGAAAGGCGGGAATTAG
- a CDS encoding copper amine oxidase N-terminal domain-containing protein encodes MKRILSAILAITVMVSMTTGFAQAAGAVAAATIETPVPKVISTKGKIAEIGDNRIRVAGKGSYNEIVLHIQEGTYIVDAEDGTHIPFTDLKAGDVVTAYYSPVVTRSIPPQSSAIALVIGTPEKGNPGQYMQVAAVEQRPDGSVRVLCTNSERLVTIYPEIFAQPAAIKVGSELIVWYDIMTMSMPAQAGATKAVLLPVNADIRVHTGAGTIVIDKKELELGEHDILKTNANTLMLPLRVIAESLGYTVVWNGEARTVELQNGMGTMATVTIGSNNYGRLKMAVQLDTAPEIVNGTTLVPVEFFTDVLNLTVDINDSHI; translated from the coding sequence ATGAAAAGAATTTTATCAGCCATTCTCGCAATTACAGTGATGGTAAGTATGACAACAGGCTTTGCTCAGGCGGCGGGTGCTGTTGCTGCAGCAACAATCGAAACTCCGGTACCTAAGGTAATTTCGACAAAAGGTAAAATTGCAGAAATTGGCGACAACCGAATAAGGGTTGCCGGAAAAGGTTCATATAACGAAATAGTGCTACATATACAAGAGGGCACTTATATTGTGGATGCAGAGGATGGTACGCACATTCCCTTCACAGACTTGAAAGCAGGTGATGTGGTAACAGCTTACTACAGCCCGGTTGTTACCAGAAGTATCCCGCCGCAAAGCAGTGCCATTGCTTTAGTTATCGGGACACCCGAAAAGGGTAATCCGGGTCAGTACATGCAGGTTGCTGCGGTAGAGCAAAGACCGGACGGCAGCGTTAGAGTGCTTTGTACCAATTCAGAAAGACTTGTGACCATTTATCCTGAAATTTTTGCCCAGCCGGCAGCCATCAAAGTTGGTTCTGAATTAATTGTGTGGTACGATATAATGACAATGAGCATGCCTGCACAGGCAGGTGCAACCAAAGCGGTACTATTGCCGGTTAACGCCGATATAAGAGTCCATACCGGTGCCGGTACAATTGTTATAGATAAAAAAGAATTAGAATTAGGTGAACATGATATTTTAAAAACCAATGCGAATACATTAATGCTGCCGCTCCGTGTTATTGCCGAAAGTTTGGGCTATACTGTGGTTTGGAATGGCGAGGCAAGAACCGTTGAGCTTCAAAACGGTATGGGGACAATGGCGACGGTGACAATCGGCAGCAACAATTATGGCAGGTTAAAAATGGCTGTTCAGTTAGACACCGCACCGGAAATTGTTAATGGTACAACACTTGTTCCTGTTGAATTTTTTACAGACGTGCTGAATTTGACAGTAGATATAAACGATAGTCATATTTAG
- a CDS encoding universal stress protein has translation MFRKILVPIDGSTEALAAAKYSRKIAEKFGSSVTLLHIIQHSAYIMSGAHAVPSSVIESLDERGKEVLEQASEIFQDFDGYVTTRIEYGHPGIKITEISKENNYSLIIMGRRGISDVAKLLIGSVSNYVLHYAACPTLIIRDSD, from the coding sequence ATGTTTAGAAAAATTTTGGTTCCCATTGATGGCTCAACAGAAGCACTCGCAGCAGCAAAATATTCACGAAAAATTGCTGAGAAATTTGGCAGCTCCGTAACCTTACTCCACATCATTCAGCATTCGGCTTACATTATGTCCGGTGCCCATGCGGTACCAAGCTCGGTAATCGAAAGTTTGGACGAAAGAGGCAAAGAAGTTTTAGAGCAAGCATCAGAAATCTTTCAGGATTTTGATGGTTATGTAACTACCCGCATAGAATATGGTCATCCCGGCATTAAAATTACGGAAATAAGCAAGGAAAACAACTATTCATTAATTATCATGGGACGCCGCGGTATCAGTGATGTCGCCAAACTTTTAATCGGCAGTGTCAGCAATTATGTCCTTCACTACGCCGCCTGCCCGACATTAATCATCCGCGATTCCGACTAA
- a CDS encoding flavodoxin family protein, translated as MIDLKVIAFNGSPRINGNTAQSLQIVLAELEKEGVETEFIQLGGRKVFGCLACGKCWETKDNRCIRQDDEMNTFIQKMIEADGIIIGSPTYFSNVSTEVKALIDRCGFVAKANGGDMLRGKIGAAVVAVRRAGATFTYSAINFFFGIAEMTIPSSHYWNMTLALNPGDVQKDEEGIATFQTLGKNMAELLKQVRG; from the coding sequence GTGATTGATTTGAAAGTGATTGCGTTTAACGGAAGTCCCAGAATTAATGGCAATACAGCACAAAGCTTGCAAATCGTTCTGGCAGAACTGGAAAAGGAAGGAGTCGAGACGGAATTCATCCAACTGGGCGGGCGCAAAGTTTTCGGCTGCCTGGCTTGTGGCAAGTGCTGGGAAACAAAAGATAACCGCTGTATACGCCAGGACGATGAAATGAATACCTTTATCCAGAAGATGATAGAAGCCGACGGAATTATTATTGGCTCTCCCACCTATTTTAGCAATGTGTCCACAGAAGTTAAGGCACTTATTGACCGCTGTGGCTTTGTTGCCAAAGCGAATGGCGGTGATATGCTGCGCGGTAAAATTGGTGCTGCAGTGGTTGCTGTGCGTAGAGCCGGAGCAACGTTTACTTATTCGGCAATCAACTTCTTTTTTGGTATTGCCGAGATGACTATCCCTTCCTCCCACTATTGGAATATGACATTGGCTCTTAATCCGGGTGATGTTCAAAAGGATGAAGAAGGTATCGCAACCTTCCAAACTCTGGGTAAAAATATGGCAGAGCTTTTAAAGCAGGTGAGAGGTTAA
- a CDS encoding amino acid ABC transporter ATP-binding protein yields MLKIKNLVKYFGKREILKNVSFDVFQGDVICIIGASGSGKSTMLRCINMLETPTSGEIIHADRNVVEEQDKLTLYRTKVGMVFQQFNLFNNMTVLENCMVGLVKVLKQDKQTAMQTALRFLEKVGMAQYINAKPHQLSGGQKQRVAIARALAIQPQVLLMDEPTSALDTQMVGEVLAVMRELAKEGLTMLIVTHEIAFARDVATRIIYVEDGVIVEDDTPDVIFNQPKDARTKAFLSRVTN; encoded by the coding sequence GTGCTGAAAATTAAAAACCTGGTTAAGTATTTTGGTAAGCGTGAGATCCTCAAAAATGTTAGTTTTGATGTTTTTCAGGGTGATGTTATTTGTATTATTGGTGCGTCAGGTTCCGGTAAATCGACCATGCTCCGCTGCATCAACATGTTGGAAACACCGACCTCGGGCGAGATCATTCACGCCGACCGGAATGTTGTGGAAGAACAGGACAAACTTACACTGTACCGGACAAAAGTGGGTATGGTATTTCAACAGTTTAATCTGTTTAATAATATGACCGTACTGGAAAACTGTATGGTAGGTTTAGTCAAGGTGTTAAAGCAGGATAAGCAAACGGCTATGCAAACAGCTCTGCGCTTTTTAGAGAAAGTTGGTATGGCGCAATATATTAATGCCAAGCCGCATCAGCTGTCAGGCGGCCAAAAGCAGAGGGTAGCCATTGCCCGCGCGCTCGCTATCCAGCCACAGGTTCTGTTGATGGACGAACCTACCTCAGCGCTGGACACGCAAATGGTTGGTGAAGTATTGGCCGTTATGCGTGAACTGGCTAAGGAAGGCTTAACCATGCTGATTGTCACCCATGAGATTGCCTTTGCCCGCGACGTTGCCACCAGAATCATTTATGTGGAAGATGGTGTCATTGTAGAGGATGATACACCTGATGTCATCTTCAACCAGCCTAAGGATGCGCGGACGAAAGCCTTTCTTTCACGGGTTACTAACTGA
- a CDS encoding protein adenylyltransferase SelO codes for MMEENAIAETGWNLDNSYAGLPQAFFSSLNPTPVRSPNLVLLNHPLAASLGLNVQVLQSQAGVAALAGNRIPDGALPLAQAYAGHQFGQFTMLGDGRALLLGEQITPQGERFDIQLKGSGRTPYSRRGDGRAALGPMLREYIISEAMHGLGIATTRSLAVVTTGEPVLRETAQPGAIMTRVAASHLRVGTFQYVSNWGTLEELRVLADYTLKRHFPNIETDGNRYLVLLREVVRRQALLIAKWQLVGFIHGVMNTDNMTISGETIDYGPCAFMDTFDPATVFSSIDVQGRYAYGNQPQIAGWNLARFAETLLPLLHAEQEQAVKLAQDAIADFAELYHRNWLAGMRAKLGIANQEALDTALITELLRIMQQYRADYTNTFLALTFAKPEDTVLFGTAEFAQWYELWQARLGRQQESKAAADQLMRSHNPAVIPRNHRVEAVLAAAGQGDYSPMHRFLDVLASPYAHSPEQAAYSKPPEPSTLPYQTFCGT; via the coding sequence ATGATGGAGGAAAATGCAATAGCTGAAACAGGCTGGAATCTGGACAACAGTTATGCCGGCCTGCCGCAAGCATTTTTTAGCAGCCTTAATCCAACCCCTGTACGCTCACCTAACCTGGTGTTGCTTAATCATCCTTTGGCAGCATCCCTGGGTCTGAATGTCCAGGTACTGCAAAGCCAAGCTGGCGTGGCCGCACTTGCCGGCAATCGTATCCCTGACGGTGCTTTGCCGCTTGCTCAAGCATATGCGGGTCATCAATTCGGGCAATTTACGATGTTGGGAGACGGCCGGGCGCTATTGCTTGGCGAACAGATCACTCCCCAGGGTGAACGGTTCGATATCCAGCTCAAGGGTTCAGGCAGAACTCCCTATTCCCGCCGGGGTGACGGGCGTGCGGCACTTGGACCGATGCTGCGTGAATACATTATCAGCGAAGCCATGCATGGGCTGGGTATTGCCACCACCCGCAGCCTGGCGGTGGTAACAACCGGTGAGCCGGTGCTCCGCGAAACCGCACAGCCTGGCGCAATTATGACCCGTGTGGCGGCAAGTCATCTACGTGTCGGGACTTTTCAATATGTTTCGAACTGGGGTACCCTTGAGGAGCTCCGGGTTCTGGCTGACTATACCCTAAAGCGTCATTTTCCCAACATTGAAACCGATGGGAATCGATACCTTGTGCTGCTCCGGGAAGTGGTCAGGCGTCAGGCGCTACTGATTGCCAAATGGCAACTGGTGGGCTTTATCCACGGAGTAATGAATACCGATAACATGACCATTAGCGGGGAGACCATTGATTATGGCCCTTGTGCCTTTATGGATACCTTTGATCCGGCGACCGTCTTCAGCTCTATTGACGTTCAAGGCCGCTATGCCTATGGCAACCAGCCGCAGATTGCCGGGTGGAATCTTGCTCGCTTTGCTGAAACCCTATTGCCGCTGCTGCATGCCGAGCAAGAGCAGGCTGTTAAACTGGCCCAGGATGCGATTGCCGATTTTGCTGAGTTGTATCACCGCAATTGGCTTGCGGGAATGAGAGCGAAACTGGGAATAGCTAACCAAGAGGCACTGGATACGGCTCTCATTACCGAACTTCTCCGTATCATGCAGCAGTATCGTGCAGACTATACCAACACCTTCCTGGCGTTAACTTTTGCAAAACCGGAAGATACGGTCCTGTTTGGCACCGCCGAGTTTGCTCAGTGGTATGAACTATGGCAGGCGAGACTAGGCAGGCAGCAAGAATCAAAAGCGGCCGCTGACCAGTTGATGCGCAGCCACAACCCTGCGGTAATTCCTCGCAACCATCGTGTCGAAGCCGTACTGGCAGCCGCAGGGCAAGGAGATTACAGCCCGATGCACCGGTTCCTGGATGTCCTGGCAAGCCCTTACGCACACTCACCGGAACAAGCTGCTTACTCCAAGCCGCCTGAGCCATCAACCCTTCCTTATCAAACCTTTTGCGGTACCTGA
- a CDS encoding alpha/beta fold hydrolase encodes MGLYIDVESDVNVYVEDLNPEGDKTILFIHGWPANYQMFEYQFNQLPKMGYRCVGVDTRGFGNSDKPWRGYDYDTLADDIRCVVEALDLHDFTLAGHSTGGAIAIRYMARHRGFGVSKLALFAAAAPSLIQRPYFPYGLQREDVTRIIQGTYTDRPEMLRGFGNMFFFQHITQPLSDWFFNLGLQAASWSTAAVAAAWLDEELFSDLGKIHVPTLILHGIHDKVCLFPLALAQKKGIRNAKLVPFQYSGHGLFYDECDKFNKELTDFIDE; translated from the coding sequence GTGGGATTATATATTGACGTAGAATCGGACGTAAACGTTTATGTAGAGGACCTTAACCCGGAAGGCGATAAAACAATTTTATTTATACACGGTTGGCCGGCAAACTATCAGATGTTTGAATATCAGTTTAACCAGCTTCCCAAGATGGGATATCGATGCGTTGGTGTAGACACCAGGGGATTCGGCAATTCCGATAAGCCCTGGAGAGGCTACGACTACGATACCTTGGCAGATGATATCCGTTGTGTGGTAGAAGCACTCGATTTGCACGACTTTACACTTGCAGGCCATTCCACCGGTGGAGCAATTGCCATCCGCTACATGGCCCGCCACCGAGGATTCGGGGTATCCAAGCTAGCCCTGTTTGCAGCTGCGGCTCCCAGCCTGATCCAGCGTCCCTATTTCCCTTACGGATTACAGCGGGAAGATGTAACCCGAATCATTCAGGGGACCTATACTGACCGTCCGGAAATGTTACGGGGATTTGGAAATATGTTTTTCTTTCAGCATATAACCCAGCCTCTCTCAGATTGGTTCTTCAACCTGGGGCTGCAGGCAGCAAGCTGGTCCACCGCGGCGGTTGCGGCTGCCTGGCTGGATGAGGAACTTTTTTCTGATCTTGGAAAAATCCATGTTCCTACTTTAATTCTGCATGGCATTCATGACAAAGTTTGTTTATTCCCATTGGCGCTTGCCCAAAAGAAAGGAATTAGAAACGCCAAGCTTGTGCCGTTCCAATATAGCGGTCACGGATTATTCTATGACGAGTGTGATAAGTTCAATAAGGAATTGACAGATTTTATTGATGAGTAA
- a CDS encoding transporter substrate-binding domain-containing protein encodes MKNYKTMLRMVLCLAIVAFGVMLAGCSGDKKAAENKPADKKVLRVGMECGYAPFNWTQTTPDNGAVQIKGSQEYALGYDVMIAKKIADSMGYELEIHKIEWDGLAPAINAGKIDAAIAGMSITSKRKETVDFSSVYYNADIVALTKKNTPFADAKNLDSLKGAVATSQLNTVWYDLLKQIPDAKIQPAIDNVPGMIVALTSGKVDVVATDKPTAMAAVYANPGLVMLDFKDGQGFKVEKEEVEMGIAVAKGTSAELLKKINTALSTMTEADRDKMMEEAIKKQPLAK; translated from the coding sequence ATGAAAAATTACAAAACGATGTTGAGGATGGTACTGTGCTTAGCAATAGTCGCTTTTGGCGTGATGCTGGCCGGATGTTCCGGTGACAAAAAAGCAGCAGAGAACAAACCGGCGGACAAAAAGGTGCTGCGCGTTGGTATGGAATGTGGTTATGCTCCGTTTAACTGGACGCAAACTACGCCTGATAACGGAGCGGTACAAATTAAGGGCAGTCAGGAATATGCCTTGGGCTATGATGTGATGATAGCTAAAAAGATTGCCGACTCTATGGGGTATGAACTGGAAATACATAAAATTGAGTGGGATGGCTTGGCCCCTGCTATCAACGCCGGTAAGATTGACGCAGCTATCGCTGGTATGAGTATTACCAGCAAGCGTAAAGAAACAGTGGATTTTTCTTCTGTTTATTACAATGCGGATATTGTTGCCCTTACGAAGAAAAACACCCCTTTTGCTGATGCTAAGAATCTGGACAGCCTTAAAGGCGCTGTTGCTACATCGCAGCTTAATACCGTTTGGTATGACTTGCTAAAACAAATTCCTGATGCGAAGATCCAACCTGCTATTGATAATGTTCCAGGGATGATTGTTGCCCTGACTTCCGGTAAGGTAGATGTTGTGGCTACCGATAAGCCGACGGCTATGGCTGCCGTATATGCCAATCCCGGATTAGTTATGCTGGACTTTAAAGATGGACAAGGCTTTAAAGTAGAAAAAGAAGAAGTTGAAATGGGTATTGCGGTTGCTAAAGGAACCAGTGCAGAACTGCTGAAGAAAATTAATACAGCACTGAGTACAATGACAGAAGCTGATCGCGATAAAATGATGGAAGAAGCCATTAAGAAACAACCATTAGCGAAATAA
- a CDS encoding GNAT family N-acetyltransferase, with protein MLTIRNVKKEDLPELVVIEQLCFSPAEAATRAAFARRIQFIPDSFFIAEENGSIIGLVNGPVINTAFITDDLFGDIKENPAFGGHQSILGLAVAPAFQKRGIASKLLTHLEKEARMKQRETITLTCKENLIHFYESHGYLNNGVSSSEHGGAIWYNMSKKL; from the coding sequence ATGTTAACAATACGAAATGTAAAAAAAGAAGATTTACCTGAGCTTGTAGTCATTGAGCAGCTTTGCTTTTCACCGGCAGAGGCTGCGACGCGAGCAGCGTTTGCAAGACGCATTCAATTTATTCCGGATAGTTTTTTTATAGCGGAAGAGAATGGCAGCATCATCGGCTTAGTGAACGGACCGGTCATTAACACCGCTTTCATTACTGATGACTTGTTTGGTGATATAAAAGAAAATCCTGCGTTTGGCGGCCATCAAAGTATTTTAGGATTAGCGGTGGCCCCAGCCTTTCAAAAACGGGGTATAGCTTCAAAGCTGCTTACACATCTCGAAAAAGAAGCAAGAATGAAGCAACGTGAAACGATTACCCTTACCTGTAAGGAGAACTTAATTCATTTCTATGAAAGTCACGGGTATCTCAACAACGGTGTTTCAAGCTCTGAGCATGGTGGAGCCATTTGGTACAACATGAGTAAAAAGCTGTAA
- a CDS encoding TRAP transporter permease, protein MSYVVSVLAIVFSLFQLYTAIFGVLDAHLQRAIHLGFGLALVYLLYPARKSWSRSKLHPFDLLMAILGVAAPVYVVTFYQELVLRAGTVTSSDFAMGLLGVVLVLEAARRVVGWPMVIVACAFIVYAFAGPYMPDMLAHKGVDIGELVGHLFFTTEGIFGIPLGVSSTFIFLFILFGAYLEMTGLGKFFIDIANAIAGWARGGPAKVAVLSSALMGTVSGSSVANVVGTGSLTIPMMKKLGYKPEFAGAVEATASTGGQIMPPVMGAAAFLMAEFVGIPYIEVVKAAVIPAVLYYAGIWIGIHFEARKEGLQGIPRKELPKFKTLFLERGHLALPLIVIVYLLVAGYTPMKAALWAIVLAILASMLRKSTRITPKQIIQGLENGARGVLGVLVACATAGIIIGVVTKTGIGLKLASALIELAGGQLLPAMFFTMITSLILGMGVPTTANYVITSTIAAPALVQMGVPILAAHMFVFYFGIIADITPPVALAAFAGAGIAGAAPMRTGVNAAKLAIAAFIVPYIFVLSPILLMIGATAGSILFSSLTAICGMMGLSIAMVGYCITDANYIERALFFLGGILMVDPGLVTDAIGLVILLFVTGFQIMKARRQKQNAKGVAQ, encoded by the coding sequence ATGTCCTATGTTGTCAGTGTTCTTGCTATTGTTTTTTCCTTGTTTCAATTATATACTGCGATATTTGGCGTTCTGGATGCTCATTTGCAGCGGGCAATCCACCTGGGGTTTGGACTTGCGCTTGTGTATTTGCTGTATCCGGCGCGTAAATCCTGGTCAAGAAGCAAGTTGCATCCTTTTGACTTGCTGATGGCGATTCTTGGCGTCGCGGCTCCTGTATATGTTGTCACGTTCTATCAAGAGCTTGTTCTAAGAGCCGGTACGGTGACAAGCAGCGATTTTGCTATGGGTTTGCTGGGCGTTGTGCTGGTTTTGGAAGCTGCCCGGCGGGTTGTTGGCTGGCCTATGGTCATCGTCGCGTGTGCTTTTATTGTGTATGCTTTTGCCGGCCCTTATATGCCGGATATGCTGGCACATAAAGGCGTTGATATCGGTGAGCTGGTCGGCCATTTATTCTTTACTACCGAAGGCATCTTCGGTATTCCTTTGGGCGTTTCTTCCACCTTTATCTTTTTGTTTATTCTGTTTGGCGCGTATTTGGAAATGACCGGTCTGGGTAAATTTTTTATTGATATAGCCAATGCTATAGCCGGCTGGGCCAGAGGCGGGCCGGCCAAGGTTGCTGTTTTATCCAGTGCTTTAATGGGAACTGTTTCCGGCAGTTCGGTTGCCAATGTTGTTGGCACAGGCAGTCTTACGATCCCCATGATGAAAAAGCTTGGCTATAAGCCAGAATTTGCCGGGGCCGTCGAAGCGACTGCCTCAACAGGCGGACAGATAATGCCGCCTGTCATGGGAGCGGCGGCGTTCCTTATGGCTGAATTTGTTGGTATTCCTTATATTGAGGTAGTTAAGGCAGCTGTGATTCCGGCCGTTCTTTATTATGCCGGCATTTGGATCGGGATTCATTTTGAAGCCCGTAAGGAAGGCTTGCAAGGCATTCCCCGGAAGGAGCTGCCTAAGTTTAAGACGCTGTTTCTTGAGCGGGGCCATCTGGCGCTGCCTTTGATTGTCATTGTTTATTTGCTGGTTGCAGGCTATACGCCGATGAAAGCCGCTCTGTGGGCGATTGTTCTTGCTATTTTGGCCTCTATGCTGCGCAAATCTACCAGGATAACTCCCAAACAAATCATTCAGGGCTTGGAGAATGGTGCGCGCGGTGTGCTGGGAGTTTTAGTGGCCTGTGCCACTGCCGGTATTATCATTGGTGTTGTCACCAAAACCGGGATTGGCTTAAAGCTGGCGTCAGCGCTGATTGAGCTGGCTGGCGGGCAGCTGCTGCCGGCCATGTTCTTTACCATGATCACCTCGTTGATTCTGGGCATGGGTGTTCCTACAACAGCCAACTATGTAATTACCTCGACGATTGCTGCTCCGGCGCTGGTGCAGATGGGAGTGCCTATATTGGCGGCGCATATGTTTGTTTTCTATTTTGGCATTATTGCCGATATTACTCCGCCGGTAGCGTTGGCTGCGTTTGCCGGCGCAGGCATTGCCGGTGCGGCGCCGATGCGAACAGGTGTTAATGCGGCAAAGCTGGCGATAGCGGCCTTTATTGTCCCGTACATCTTTGTGCTTTCACCGATATTGCTGATGATTGGCGCAACGGCAGGATCAATACTTTTTAGCAGTCTAACAGCCATTTGCGGGATGATGGGCTTGAGTATAGCGATGGTGGGCTATTGCATCACCGACGCCAATTATATTGAACGGGCCCTCTTTTTCCTGGGGGGGATTTTGATGGTTGATCCGGGCTTGGTTACCGATGCCATCGGACTTGTTATTTTGCTTTTTGTTACAGGCTTCCAAATCATGAAGGCTCGCCGGCAAAAGCAGAATGCAAAAGGAGTAGCTCAATAA
- a CDS encoding 4Fe-4S dicluster domain-containing protein has protein sequence MAISQTTEVVRIRSQVLEEITKMAYENRLEKDIVNVRDIIVSEEGPRYRCCIHKEKAVLRQRINLTLSQSLKLSQEEAAAAAMAGKVEDMPLITVMPEACDQCPIDKYLVTDACRNCLAHNCIHSCPKAAIMVVQNRAYIDKSRCVECGLCKKSCQYGAIIEISRPCERVCAVKAIVAGGDRKAVIDQKKCVECGSCREACPFGAIGDSSAVVQVIQHILNGKQVYAMLAPAFAGHFGPKTKPGQIVEAIKQLGFYAVQEVAYGADIVTLNEAKEFLATVPEQRPFMTSSCCPAFVTMIEKHFSDIKDRISSTVSPMLATARLIKANNPAAVTVFIGPCIAKKAEARKHAGLVDYALTFEELTAMFTGKGIELDLVPDKGFESAASGTGNGFACAGGLVKAVQSAVAGLDPAAVVKPLNAEGIENCAEAVQQLQAGKVEANFLEGMSCYGGCIGGPGGLANVRVAKKLVDNFTQKSAAATALDNESAAIDNEKIGHWHCR, from the coding sequence ATGGCAATATCTCAAACTACAGAAGTTGTAAGAATTCGCAGCCAGGTTTTAGAAGAAATTACAAAAATGGCATATGAGAACCGTCTGGAAAAAGACATTGTGAATGTGAGGGATATTATCGTATCTGAGGAGGGGCCCCGTTATCGGTGCTGTATTCATAAAGAGAAAGCGGTGTTGCGTCAACGCATTAATCTGACTTTGAGTCAATCGTTGAAGCTGTCTCAGGAAGAAGCCGCAGCGGCGGCTATGGCCGGCAAAGTGGAAGACATGCCTCTTATTACGGTAATGCCGGAAGCTTGCGACCAGTGCCCGATAGACAAATATTTGGTTACCGATGCCTGCCGCAATTGTTTGGCGCATAACTGTATCCACAGTTGTCCTAAAGCAGCCATTATGGTGGTACAGAACCGGGCCTATATAGATAAAAGCCGTTGTGTGGAATGCGGCCTGTGCAAAAAATCCTGCCAATATGGCGCCATTATTGAGATAAGTCGACCGTGCGAACGGGTATGTGCCGTCAAAGCTATTGTTGCCGGTGGTGACCGTAAGGCAGTAATTGACCAGAAAAAGTGCGTTGAGTGCGGATCATGCCGGGAAGCTTGTCCTTTTGGCGCTATCGGCGATAGTTCTGCAGTAGTCCAGGTTATCCAGCACATTCTAAACGGCAAGCAGGTATATGCTATGCTGGCACCGGCTTTTGCCGGACATTTTGGTCCTAAAACTAAACCAGGCCAAATCGTTGAGGCAATTAAACAGTTAGGTTTTTATGCGGTCCAAGAAGTGGCCTACGGAGCCGATATTGTAACCCTTAACGAAGCCAAAGAATTTTTGGCAACTGTGCCTGAACAGCGTCCATTTATGACCTCATCCTGCTGCCCGGCTTTTGTTACTATGATAGAGAAGCATTTTTCAGATATAAAAGACAGAATATCCTCTACTGTTTCACCGATGCTGGCAACAGCCCGGCTGATTAAAGCCAATAACCCGGCCGCGGTTACCGTTTTTATCGGGCCCTGTATTGCCAAAAAGGCGGAAGCCCGCAAGCATGCCGGATTAGTGGACTATGCCCTTACTTTTGAAGAACTGACCGCTATGTTTACCGGCAAGGGAATTGAACTTGATTTGGTGCCTGATAAGGGTTTTGAGTCGGCCGCTTCAGGTACTGGGAACGGCTTTGCCTGTGCCGGTGGATTGGTGAAAGCAGTCCAGTCAGCAGTAGCCGGGCTTGATCCTGCAGCTGTCGTCAAACCTCTTAATGCCGAAGGAATTGAGAATTGTGCGGAGGCTGTTCAGCAGCTCCAGGCTGGCAAAGTAGAGGCAAATTTCCTGGAAGGCATGTCGTGTTACGGCGGCTGCATTGGTGGTCCCGGTGGGCTGGCCAATGTCCGGGTAGCTAAAAAGCTGGTGGATAACTTTACTCAAAAATCCGCAGCTGCCACCGCTTTGGACAATGAATCGGCCGCTATTGACAACGAAAAGATCGGACACTGGCATTGCCGATAG